In Panthera uncia isolate 11264 chromosome B3 unlocalized genomic scaffold, Puncia_PCG_1.0 HiC_scaffold_2, whole genome shotgun sequence, the following proteins share a genomic window:
- the PRC1 gene encoding protein regulator of cytokinesis 1 isoform X1: protein MRRSEVLAEESIVCLQKALNHLREIWELIGIPEDQRLQRTEVVKKHIKDLLDMMIAEEESLKERLIKSISVCQKELNTLCSELHVEPFQEEGETTILQLEKDLRTQVELMRKQKKERKQELKLLQEQDQELCEILCLPHYDVDSSSVPSLEELSQFRQHVATLRETKASRRDEFVNIKRQIILCMEELDHTPDTSFERDVVCEDEDAFCLSLENIATLQKLLRQLEMRKSQNEAVCEGLRAQIRELWDRLQIPAEEREAVATVMTGSKAKVRKALQLEVDRLEELKMQNMKKVIEAIRVELAQYWDQCFYSQEQRQAFAPYYAEDYTENLLQLHDAEIVRLRNYYEVHKELFEGVQKWEESWRLFLEFERKASDPSRFTNRGGNLLKEEKQRAKLQKILPKLEEELKARIETWEQEHSQAFVVNGQKFMEYVTEQWEMHRMEKERAKQERQLKNKKQTETEMLYGSAPRTPSKRRGLVPNTPGKVRKLNTTIMSNATANSSIRPVFGGTIYRSPVSRLPPSGSKPVVTSTCSGKKTPRAGRHGANKENLELNGSILSGGYPASAPLQRNFSINSVASTYSEFAKDPSLSDSSTVGLQRELSKASKSDATSRILNSTNIQS, encoded by the exons TGAGGTGCTGGCGGAGGAGTCAATAGTATGTCTCCAGAAAGCTCTGAATCACCTTCGGGAAATATGGGAattaattgggattccagaggaccAGCGGTTACAAAGAACGGAGGTTGTAAAGAAGCATATCAAG GACCTCCTGGATATGATGATTGCTGAAGAGGAGAGCCTGAAGGAAAGGCTCATCAAAAGCATATCCGTCTGTCAAAAAGAGCTGAATACCCTGTGCAGCGAGTTACATGTCGAGCCATTTCAG gaggaaggagagacgACCATCTTGCAACTAGAAAAGGATCTGCGCACTCAGGTAGAACTGATGcgaaaacagaaaaaggagagaaaacaggaacTGAAACTACTTCAGGAACAAGATCAAGAACTGTGTGAAATTCTTTGCCTGCCCCACTATGACGTGGACAGCTCGTCCGTTCCCAGCCTAGAGGAGCTGAGCCAGTTCAGACAGCACGTGGCCACTTTGAGGGAGACAAAG gcCTCTAGACGTGACGAGTTTGTCAACATAAAGAGACAGATCATACTGTGTATGGAAGAATTAGATCACACCCCAGACACAAGCTTTGAAAGAGATGTGGTGTGTGAAGATGAAGATGCCTTTTGTTTGTCTCTGGAGAATATCGCAACACTACAAAAGTTGCTACGGCAG CTGGAAATGCGAAAGTCACAAAATGAAGCAGTGTGTGAGGGTCTGCGGGCTCAAATCCGAGAGCTCTGGGACAGGTTACAAATAcctgcagaagagagagaagctgtggcCACGGTTATGACTGGGTCAAAGGCCAAGGTCAGGAAAGCG CTGCAATTGGAAGTGGATCGGTTGGAGGAACTGAAGATGCAGAACATGAAGAAAGTGATTGAGGCGATTCGAGTGGAGCTGGCTCAGTACTGGGACCAGTGTTTCTACAGCCAGGAGCAGAGACAGGCTTTTGCCCCTTACTATGCTG AGGACTACACAGAAAATCTGCTTCAGCTCCATGATGCCGAGATCGTGCGGTTAAGAAACTACTATGAGGTTCACAAAGAACTCTTCGAAGGTGTCCAGAAGTGGGAAGAAAGCTGGAGGCTTTTTTTGGAGTTTGAG agaaaagCTTCAGATCCAAGTCGATTTACAAACCGCGGAGGAAAtcttctaaaagaagaaaagcaacgAGCCAAACTTCAAAAAATACTCCCTAAG CTGGAAGAGGAGCTGAAGGCACGGATTGAAACGTGGGAACAGGAGCATTCGCAGGCATTTGTGGTGAATGGGCAGAAATTCATGGAGTATGTGACAGAACAATGGGAGATGCATCGAATGGAGAAGGAGCGAGCCAAGCAAGAGAGA CAACTAAAGAACAAGaagcagacagagacagagatgctcTATGGCAGTGCTCCCCGAACCCCCAGCAAGCGGCGAGGACTGGTACCCAACACACCGGGCAAAGTGCGCAAG CTGAACACTACCATCATGTCCAACGCTACGGCCAACAGCAGCATTCGGCCTGTCTTTGGGGGGACAATCTACCGCTCCCCTGTGTCTCGACTTCCACCTTCTGGCAGCAAG CCGGTCGTCACTTCCACTTGTTCGGGGAAAAAAACGCCCCGTGCTGGCAGGCATGGAGCCAACAAGGAGAACCTGGAGCTCAACGGCAGCATCCTGAGTGGTGGGTACCCTGCCTCGGCCCCCCTCCAGCGCAACTTCAGCATTAATTCTGTTGCCAGCACCTATTCTGAGTTTGCG AAGGATCCGTCCCTCTCTGACAGCTCCACTGTCGGGCTTCAG cGAGAACTTTCAAAGGCTTCCAAATCTGATGCTACTTCTCGAATCCTCAATTCGACCAACATCCAGTCCTGA
- the PRC1 gene encoding protein regulator of cytokinesis 1 isoform X6 — translation MRRSEVLAEESIVCLQKALNHLREIWELIGIPEDQRLQRTEVVKKHIKDLLDMMIAEEESLKERLIKSISVCQKELNTLCSELHVEPFQEEGETTILQLEKDLRTQVELMRKQKKERKQELKLLQEQDQELCEILCLPHYDVDSSSVPSLEELSQFRQHVATLRETKASRRDEFVNIKRQIILCMEELDHTPDTSFERDVVCEDEDAFCLSLENIATLQKLLRQLEMRKSQNEAVCEGLRAQIRELWDRLQIPAEEREAVATVMTGSKAKVRKALQLEVDRLEELKMQNMKKVIEAIRVELAQYWDQCFYSQEQRQAFAPYYAEDYTENLLQLHDAEIVRLRNYYEVHKELFEGVQKWEESWRLFLEFERKASDPSRFTNRGGNLLKEEKQRAKLQKILPKLEEELKARIETWEQEHSQAFVVNGQKFMEYVTEQWEMHRMEKERAKQERQLKNKKQTETEMLYGSAPRTPSKRRGLVPNTPGKVRKLNTTIMSNATANSSIRPVFGGTIYRSPVSRLPPSGSKPVVTSTCSGKKTPRAGRHGANKENLELNGSILSEGSVPL, via the exons TGAGGTGCTGGCGGAGGAGTCAATAGTATGTCTCCAGAAAGCTCTGAATCACCTTCGGGAAATATGGGAattaattgggattccagaggaccAGCGGTTACAAAGAACGGAGGTTGTAAAGAAGCATATCAAG GACCTCCTGGATATGATGATTGCTGAAGAGGAGAGCCTGAAGGAAAGGCTCATCAAAAGCATATCCGTCTGTCAAAAAGAGCTGAATACCCTGTGCAGCGAGTTACATGTCGAGCCATTTCAG gaggaaggagagacgACCATCTTGCAACTAGAAAAGGATCTGCGCACTCAGGTAGAACTGATGcgaaaacagaaaaaggagagaaaacaggaacTGAAACTACTTCAGGAACAAGATCAAGAACTGTGTGAAATTCTTTGCCTGCCCCACTATGACGTGGACAGCTCGTCCGTTCCCAGCCTAGAGGAGCTGAGCCAGTTCAGACAGCACGTGGCCACTTTGAGGGAGACAAAG gcCTCTAGACGTGACGAGTTTGTCAACATAAAGAGACAGATCATACTGTGTATGGAAGAATTAGATCACACCCCAGACACAAGCTTTGAAAGAGATGTGGTGTGTGAAGATGAAGATGCCTTTTGTTTGTCTCTGGAGAATATCGCAACACTACAAAAGTTGCTACGGCAG CTGGAAATGCGAAAGTCACAAAATGAAGCAGTGTGTGAGGGTCTGCGGGCTCAAATCCGAGAGCTCTGGGACAGGTTACAAATAcctgcagaagagagagaagctgtggcCACGGTTATGACTGGGTCAAAGGCCAAGGTCAGGAAAGCG CTGCAATTGGAAGTGGATCGGTTGGAGGAACTGAAGATGCAGAACATGAAGAAAGTGATTGAGGCGATTCGAGTGGAGCTGGCTCAGTACTGGGACCAGTGTTTCTACAGCCAGGAGCAGAGACAGGCTTTTGCCCCTTACTATGCTG AGGACTACACAGAAAATCTGCTTCAGCTCCATGATGCCGAGATCGTGCGGTTAAGAAACTACTATGAGGTTCACAAAGAACTCTTCGAAGGTGTCCAGAAGTGGGAAGAAAGCTGGAGGCTTTTTTTGGAGTTTGAG agaaaagCTTCAGATCCAAGTCGATTTACAAACCGCGGAGGAAAtcttctaaaagaagaaaagcaacgAGCCAAACTTCAAAAAATACTCCCTAAG CTGGAAGAGGAGCTGAAGGCACGGATTGAAACGTGGGAACAGGAGCATTCGCAGGCATTTGTGGTGAATGGGCAGAAATTCATGGAGTATGTGACAGAACAATGGGAGATGCATCGAATGGAGAAGGAGCGAGCCAAGCAAGAGAGA CAACTAAAGAACAAGaagcagacagagacagagatgctcTATGGCAGTGCTCCCCGAACCCCCAGCAAGCGGCGAGGACTGGTACCCAACACACCGGGCAAAGTGCGCAAG CTGAACACTACCATCATGTCCAACGCTACGGCCAACAGCAGCATTCGGCCTGTCTTTGGGGGGACAATCTACCGCTCCCCTGTGTCTCGACTTCCACCTTCTGGCAGCAAG CCGGTCGTCACTTCCACTTGTTCGGGGAAAAAAACGCCCCGTGCTGGCAGGCATGGAGCCAACAAGGAGAACCTGGAGCTCAACGGCAGCATCCTGAGTG AAGGATCCGTCCCTCTCTGA
- the PRC1 gene encoding protein regulator of cytokinesis 1 isoform X5, producing MRRSEVLAEESIVCLQKALNHLREIWELIGIPEDQRLQRTEVVKKHIKDLLDMMIAEEESLKERLIKSISVCQKELNTLCSELHVEPFQEEGETTILQLEKDLRTQVELMRKQKKERKQELKLLQEQDQELCEILCLPHYDVDSSSVPSLEELSQFRQHVATLRETKASRRDEFVNIKRQIILCMEELDHTPDTSFERDVVCEDEDAFCLSLENIATLQKLLRQLEMRKSQNEAVCEGLRAQIRELWDRLQIPAEEREAVATVMTGSKAKVRKALQLEVDRLEELKMQNMKKVIEAIRVELAQYWDQCFYSQEQRQAFAPYYAEDYTENLLQLHDAEIVRLRNYYEVHKELFEGVQKWEESWRLFLEFERKASDPSRFTNRGGNLLKEEKQRAKLQKILPKLEEELKARIETWEQEHSQAFVVNGQKFMEYVTEQWEMHRMEKERAKQERQLKNKKQTETEMLYGSAPRTPSKRRGLVPNTPGKVRKLNTTIMSNATANSSIRPVFGGTIYRSPVSRLPPSGSKPVVTSTCSGKKTPRAGRHGANKENLELNGSILSARTFKGFQI from the exons TGAGGTGCTGGCGGAGGAGTCAATAGTATGTCTCCAGAAAGCTCTGAATCACCTTCGGGAAATATGGGAattaattgggattccagaggaccAGCGGTTACAAAGAACGGAGGTTGTAAAGAAGCATATCAAG GACCTCCTGGATATGATGATTGCTGAAGAGGAGAGCCTGAAGGAAAGGCTCATCAAAAGCATATCCGTCTGTCAAAAAGAGCTGAATACCCTGTGCAGCGAGTTACATGTCGAGCCATTTCAG gaggaaggagagacgACCATCTTGCAACTAGAAAAGGATCTGCGCACTCAGGTAGAACTGATGcgaaaacagaaaaaggagagaaaacaggaacTGAAACTACTTCAGGAACAAGATCAAGAACTGTGTGAAATTCTTTGCCTGCCCCACTATGACGTGGACAGCTCGTCCGTTCCCAGCCTAGAGGAGCTGAGCCAGTTCAGACAGCACGTGGCCACTTTGAGGGAGACAAAG gcCTCTAGACGTGACGAGTTTGTCAACATAAAGAGACAGATCATACTGTGTATGGAAGAATTAGATCACACCCCAGACACAAGCTTTGAAAGAGATGTGGTGTGTGAAGATGAAGATGCCTTTTGTTTGTCTCTGGAGAATATCGCAACACTACAAAAGTTGCTACGGCAG CTGGAAATGCGAAAGTCACAAAATGAAGCAGTGTGTGAGGGTCTGCGGGCTCAAATCCGAGAGCTCTGGGACAGGTTACAAATAcctgcagaagagagagaagctgtggcCACGGTTATGACTGGGTCAAAGGCCAAGGTCAGGAAAGCG CTGCAATTGGAAGTGGATCGGTTGGAGGAACTGAAGATGCAGAACATGAAGAAAGTGATTGAGGCGATTCGAGTGGAGCTGGCTCAGTACTGGGACCAGTGTTTCTACAGCCAGGAGCAGAGACAGGCTTTTGCCCCTTACTATGCTG AGGACTACACAGAAAATCTGCTTCAGCTCCATGATGCCGAGATCGTGCGGTTAAGAAACTACTATGAGGTTCACAAAGAACTCTTCGAAGGTGTCCAGAAGTGGGAAGAAAGCTGGAGGCTTTTTTTGGAGTTTGAG agaaaagCTTCAGATCCAAGTCGATTTACAAACCGCGGAGGAAAtcttctaaaagaagaaaagcaacgAGCCAAACTTCAAAAAATACTCCCTAAG CTGGAAGAGGAGCTGAAGGCACGGATTGAAACGTGGGAACAGGAGCATTCGCAGGCATTTGTGGTGAATGGGCAGAAATTCATGGAGTATGTGACAGAACAATGGGAGATGCATCGAATGGAGAAGGAGCGAGCCAAGCAAGAGAGA CAACTAAAGAACAAGaagcagacagagacagagatgctcTATGGCAGTGCTCCCCGAACCCCCAGCAAGCGGCGAGGACTGGTACCCAACACACCGGGCAAAGTGCGCAAG CTGAACACTACCATCATGTCCAACGCTACGGCCAACAGCAGCATTCGGCCTGTCTTTGGGGGGACAATCTACCGCTCCCCTGTGTCTCGACTTCCACCTTCTGGCAGCAAG CCGGTCGTCACTTCCACTTGTTCGGGGAAAAAAACGCCCCGTGCTGGCAGGCATGGAGCCAACAAGGAGAACCTGGAGCTCAACGGCAGCATCCTGAGTG cGAGAACTTTCAAAGGCTTCCAAATCTGA
- the PRC1 gene encoding protein regulator of cytokinesis 1 isoform X3, translating into MRRSEVLAEESIVCLQKALNHLREIWELIGIPEDQRLQRTEVVKKHIKDLLDMMIAEEESLKERLIKSISVCQKELNTLCSELHVEPFQEEGETTILQLEKDLRTQVELMRKQKKERKQELKLLQEQDQELCEILCLPHYDVDSSSVPSLEELSQFRQHVATLRETKASRRDEFVNIKRQIILCMEELDHTPDTSFERDVVCEDEDAFCLSLENIATLQKLLRQLEMRKSQNEAVCEGLRAQIRELWDRLQIPAEEREAVATVMTGSKAKVRKALQLEVDRLEELKMQNMKKVIEAIRVELAQYWDQCFYSQEQRQAFAPYYAEDYTENLLQLHDAEIVRLRNYYEVHKELFEGVQKWEESWRLFLEFERKASDPSRFTNRGGNLLKEEKQRAKLQKILPKLEEELKARIETWEQEHSQAFVVNGQKFMEYVTEQWEMHRMEKERAKQERQLKNKKQTETEMLYGSAPRTPSKRRGLVPNTPGKVRKLNTTIMSNATANSSIRPVFGGTIYRSPVSRLPPSGSKPVVTSTCSGKKTPRAGRHGANKENLELNGSILSGGYPASAPLQRNFSINSVASTYSEFARELSKASKSDATSRILNSTNIQS; encoded by the exons TGAGGTGCTGGCGGAGGAGTCAATAGTATGTCTCCAGAAAGCTCTGAATCACCTTCGGGAAATATGGGAattaattgggattccagaggaccAGCGGTTACAAAGAACGGAGGTTGTAAAGAAGCATATCAAG GACCTCCTGGATATGATGATTGCTGAAGAGGAGAGCCTGAAGGAAAGGCTCATCAAAAGCATATCCGTCTGTCAAAAAGAGCTGAATACCCTGTGCAGCGAGTTACATGTCGAGCCATTTCAG gaggaaggagagacgACCATCTTGCAACTAGAAAAGGATCTGCGCACTCAGGTAGAACTGATGcgaaaacagaaaaaggagagaaaacaggaacTGAAACTACTTCAGGAACAAGATCAAGAACTGTGTGAAATTCTTTGCCTGCCCCACTATGACGTGGACAGCTCGTCCGTTCCCAGCCTAGAGGAGCTGAGCCAGTTCAGACAGCACGTGGCCACTTTGAGGGAGACAAAG gcCTCTAGACGTGACGAGTTTGTCAACATAAAGAGACAGATCATACTGTGTATGGAAGAATTAGATCACACCCCAGACACAAGCTTTGAAAGAGATGTGGTGTGTGAAGATGAAGATGCCTTTTGTTTGTCTCTGGAGAATATCGCAACACTACAAAAGTTGCTACGGCAG CTGGAAATGCGAAAGTCACAAAATGAAGCAGTGTGTGAGGGTCTGCGGGCTCAAATCCGAGAGCTCTGGGACAGGTTACAAATAcctgcagaagagagagaagctgtggcCACGGTTATGACTGGGTCAAAGGCCAAGGTCAGGAAAGCG CTGCAATTGGAAGTGGATCGGTTGGAGGAACTGAAGATGCAGAACATGAAGAAAGTGATTGAGGCGATTCGAGTGGAGCTGGCTCAGTACTGGGACCAGTGTTTCTACAGCCAGGAGCAGAGACAGGCTTTTGCCCCTTACTATGCTG AGGACTACACAGAAAATCTGCTTCAGCTCCATGATGCCGAGATCGTGCGGTTAAGAAACTACTATGAGGTTCACAAAGAACTCTTCGAAGGTGTCCAGAAGTGGGAAGAAAGCTGGAGGCTTTTTTTGGAGTTTGAG agaaaagCTTCAGATCCAAGTCGATTTACAAACCGCGGAGGAAAtcttctaaaagaagaaaagcaacgAGCCAAACTTCAAAAAATACTCCCTAAG CTGGAAGAGGAGCTGAAGGCACGGATTGAAACGTGGGAACAGGAGCATTCGCAGGCATTTGTGGTGAATGGGCAGAAATTCATGGAGTATGTGACAGAACAATGGGAGATGCATCGAATGGAGAAGGAGCGAGCCAAGCAAGAGAGA CAACTAAAGAACAAGaagcagacagagacagagatgctcTATGGCAGTGCTCCCCGAACCCCCAGCAAGCGGCGAGGACTGGTACCCAACACACCGGGCAAAGTGCGCAAG CTGAACACTACCATCATGTCCAACGCTACGGCCAACAGCAGCATTCGGCCTGTCTTTGGGGGGACAATCTACCGCTCCCCTGTGTCTCGACTTCCACCTTCTGGCAGCAAG CCGGTCGTCACTTCCACTTGTTCGGGGAAAAAAACGCCCCGTGCTGGCAGGCATGGAGCCAACAAGGAGAACCTGGAGCTCAACGGCAGCATCCTGAGTGGTGGGTACCCTGCCTCGGCCCCCCTCCAGCGCAACTTCAGCATTAATTCTGTTGCCAGCACCTATTCTGAGTTTGCG cGAGAACTTTCAAAGGCTTCCAAATCTGATGCTACTTCTCGAATCCTCAATTCGACCAACATCCAGTCCTGA
- the PRC1 gene encoding protein regulator of cytokinesis 1 isoform X2, translating into MRRSEVLAEESIVCLQKALNHLREIWELIGIPEDQRLQRTEVVKKHIKDLLDMMIAEEESLKERLIKSISVCQKELNTLCSELHVEPFQEEGETTILQLEKDLRTQVELMRKQKKERKQELKLLQEQDQELCEILCLPHYDVDSSSVPSLEELSQFRQHVATLRETKASRRDEFVNIKRQIILCMEELDHTPDTSFERDVVCEDEDAFCLSLENIATLQKLLRQLEMRKSQNEAVCEGLRAQIRELWDRLQIPAEEREAVATVMTGSKAKVRKALQLEVDRLEELKMQNMKKVIEAIRVELAQYWDQCFYSQEQRQAFAPYYAEDYTENLLQLHDAEIVRLRNYYEVHKELFEGVQKWEESWRLFLEFERKASDPSRFTNRGGNLLKEEKQRAKLQKILPKLEEELKARIETWEQEHSQAFVVNGQKFMEYVTEQWEMHRMEKERAKQERQLKNKKQTETEMLYGSAPRTPSKRRGLVPNTPGKVRKLNTTIMSNATANSSIRPVFGGTIYRSPVSRLPPSGSKPVVTSTCSGKKTPRAGRHGANKENLELNGSILSGGYPASAPLQRNFSINSVASTYSEFAKDPSLSDSSTVGLQDSLPPAEDVCVSEVEMA; encoded by the exons TGAGGTGCTGGCGGAGGAGTCAATAGTATGTCTCCAGAAAGCTCTGAATCACCTTCGGGAAATATGGGAattaattgggattccagaggaccAGCGGTTACAAAGAACGGAGGTTGTAAAGAAGCATATCAAG GACCTCCTGGATATGATGATTGCTGAAGAGGAGAGCCTGAAGGAAAGGCTCATCAAAAGCATATCCGTCTGTCAAAAAGAGCTGAATACCCTGTGCAGCGAGTTACATGTCGAGCCATTTCAG gaggaaggagagacgACCATCTTGCAACTAGAAAAGGATCTGCGCACTCAGGTAGAACTGATGcgaaaacagaaaaaggagagaaaacaggaacTGAAACTACTTCAGGAACAAGATCAAGAACTGTGTGAAATTCTTTGCCTGCCCCACTATGACGTGGACAGCTCGTCCGTTCCCAGCCTAGAGGAGCTGAGCCAGTTCAGACAGCACGTGGCCACTTTGAGGGAGACAAAG gcCTCTAGACGTGACGAGTTTGTCAACATAAAGAGACAGATCATACTGTGTATGGAAGAATTAGATCACACCCCAGACACAAGCTTTGAAAGAGATGTGGTGTGTGAAGATGAAGATGCCTTTTGTTTGTCTCTGGAGAATATCGCAACACTACAAAAGTTGCTACGGCAG CTGGAAATGCGAAAGTCACAAAATGAAGCAGTGTGTGAGGGTCTGCGGGCTCAAATCCGAGAGCTCTGGGACAGGTTACAAATAcctgcagaagagagagaagctgtggcCACGGTTATGACTGGGTCAAAGGCCAAGGTCAGGAAAGCG CTGCAATTGGAAGTGGATCGGTTGGAGGAACTGAAGATGCAGAACATGAAGAAAGTGATTGAGGCGATTCGAGTGGAGCTGGCTCAGTACTGGGACCAGTGTTTCTACAGCCAGGAGCAGAGACAGGCTTTTGCCCCTTACTATGCTG AGGACTACACAGAAAATCTGCTTCAGCTCCATGATGCCGAGATCGTGCGGTTAAGAAACTACTATGAGGTTCACAAAGAACTCTTCGAAGGTGTCCAGAAGTGGGAAGAAAGCTGGAGGCTTTTTTTGGAGTTTGAG agaaaagCTTCAGATCCAAGTCGATTTACAAACCGCGGAGGAAAtcttctaaaagaagaaaagcaacgAGCCAAACTTCAAAAAATACTCCCTAAG CTGGAAGAGGAGCTGAAGGCACGGATTGAAACGTGGGAACAGGAGCATTCGCAGGCATTTGTGGTGAATGGGCAGAAATTCATGGAGTATGTGACAGAACAATGGGAGATGCATCGAATGGAGAAGGAGCGAGCCAAGCAAGAGAGA CAACTAAAGAACAAGaagcagacagagacagagatgctcTATGGCAGTGCTCCCCGAACCCCCAGCAAGCGGCGAGGACTGGTACCCAACACACCGGGCAAAGTGCGCAAG CTGAACACTACCATCATGTCCAACGCTACGGCCAACAGCAGCATTCGGCCTGTCTTTGGGGGGACAATCTACCGCTCCCCTGTGTCTCGACTTCCACCTTCTGGCAGCAAG CCGGTCGTCACTTCCACTTGTTCGGGGAAAAAAACGCCCCGTGCTGGCAGGCATGGAGCCAACAAGGAGAACCTGGAGCTCAACGGCAGCATCCTGAGTGGTGGGTACCCTGCCTCGGCCCCCCTCCAGCGCAACTTCAGCATTAATTCTGTTGCCAGCACCTATTCTGAGTTTGCG AAGGATCCGTCCCTCTCTGACAGCTCCACTGTCGGGCTTCAG GACAGCCTTCCTCCTGctgaggatgtgtgtgtgtcagaAGTGGAGATGGCCTGA
- the PRC1 gene encoding protein regulator of cytokinesis 1 isoform X4, producing MRRSEVLAEESIVCLQKALNHLREIWELIGIPEDQRLQRTEVVKKHIKDLLDMMIAEEESLKERLIKSISVCQKELNTLCSELHVEPFQEEGETTILQLEKDLRTQVELMRKQKKERKQELKLLQEQDQELCEILCLPHYDVDSSSVPSLEELSQFRQHVATLRETKASRRDEFVNIKRQIILCMEELDHTPDTSFERDVVCEDEDAFCLSLENIATLQKLLRQLEMRKSQNEAVCEGLRAQIRELWDRLQIPAEEREAVATVMTGSKAKVRKALQLEVDRLEELKMQNMKKVIEAIRVELAQYWDQCFYSQEQRQAFAPYYAEDYTENLLQLHDAEIVRLRNYYEVHKELFEGVQKWEESWRLFLEFERKASDPSRFTNRGGNLLKEEKQRAKLQKILPKLEEELKARIETWEQEHSQAFVVNGQKFMEYVTEQWEMHRMEKERAKQERQLKNKKQTETEMLYGSAPRTPSKRRGLVPNTPGKVRKLNTTIMSNATANSSIRPVFGGTIYRSPVSRLPPSGSKPVVTSTCSGKKTPRAGRHGANKENLELNGSILSGGYPASAPLQRNFSINSVASTYSEFADSLPPAEDVCVSEVEMA from the exons TGAGGTGCTGGCGGAGGAGTCAATAGTATGTCTCCAGAAAGCTCTGAATCACCTTCGGGAAATATGGGAattaattgggattccagaggaccAGCGGTTACAAAGAACGGAGGTTGTAAAGAAGCATATCAAG GACCTCCTGGATATGATGATTGCTGAAGAGGAGAGCCTGAAGGAAAGGCTCATCAAAAGCATATCCGTCTGTCAAAAAGAGCTGAATACCCTGTGCAGCGAGTTACATGTCGAGCCATTTCAG gaggaaggagagacgACCATCTTGCAACTAGAAAAGGATCTGCGCACTCAGGTAGAACTGATGcgaaaacagaaaaaggagagaaaacaggaacTGAAACTACTTCAGGAACAAGATCAAGAACTGTGTGAAATTCTTTGCCTGCCCCACTATGACGTGGACAGCTCGTCCGTTCCCAGCCTAGAGGAGCTGAGCCAGTTCAGACAGCACGTGGCCACTTTGAGGGAGACAAAG gcCTCTAGACGTGACGAGTTTGTCAACATAAAGAGACAGATCATACTGTGTATGGAAGAATTAGATCACACCCCAGACACAAGCTTTGAAAGAGATGTGGTGTGTGAAGATGAAGATGCCTTTTGTTTGTCTCTGGAGAATATCGCAACACTACAAAAGTTGCTACGGCAG CTGGAAATGCGAAAGTCACAAAATGAAGCAGTGTGTGAGGGTCTGCGGGCTCAAATCCGAGAGCTCTGGGACAGGTTACAAATAcctgcagaagagagagaagctgtggcCACGGTTATGACTGGGTCAAAGGCCAAGGTCAGGAAAGCG CTGCAATTGGAAGTGGATCGGTTGGAGGAACTGAAGATGCAGAACATGAAGAAAGTGATTGAGGCGATTCGAGTGGAGCTGGCTCAGTACTGGGACCAGTGTTTCTACAGCCAGGAGCAGAGACAGGCTTTTGCCCCTTACTATGCTG AGGACTACACAGAAAATCTGCTTCAGCTCCATGATGCCGAGATCGTGCGGTTAAGAAACTACTATGAGGTTCACAAAGAACTCTTCGAAGGTGTCCAGAAGTGGGAAGAAAGCTGGAGGCTTTTTTTGGAGTTTGAG agaaaagCTTCAGATCCAAGTCGATTTACAAACCGCGGAGGAAAtcttctaaaagaagaaaagcaacgAGCCAAACTTCAAAAAATACTCCCTAAG CTGGAAGAGGAGCTGAAGGCACGGATTGAAACGTGGGAACAGGAGCATTCGCAGGCATTTGTGGTGAATGGGCAGAAATTCATGGAGTATGTGACAGAACAATGGGAGATGCATCGAATGGAGAAGGAGCGAGCCAAGCAAGAGAGA CAACTAAAGAACAAGaagcagacagagacagagatgctcTATGGCAGTGCTCCCCGAACCCCCAGCAAGCGGCGAGGACTGGTACCCAACACACCGGGCAAAGTGCGCAAG CTGAACACTACCATCATGTCCAACGCTACGGCCAACAGCAGCATTCGGCCTGTCTTTGGGGGGACAATCTACCGCTCCCCTGTGTCTCGACTTCCACCTTCTGGCAGCAAG CCGGTCGTCACTTCCACTTGTTCGGGGAAAAAAACGCCCCGTGCTGGCAGGCATGGAGCCAACAAGGAGAACCTGGAGCTCAACGGCAGCATCCTGAGTGGTGGGTACCCTGCCTCGGCCCCCCTCCAGCGCAACTTCAGCATTAATTCTGTTGCCAGCACCTATTCTGAGTTTGCG GACAGCCTTCCTCCTGctgaggatgtgtgtgtgtcagaAGTGGAGATGGCCTGA